GGGCCGATACATTACCAACATAGTAGCATAAGGTAGAGTAGCAGAAGCGAGGCTGTGGCGGTGTGACTTTATTCCCACAGGCAATGGCTCCCTAAGGCGTCACCATGTGTTCTTCGGGGAGGGTCTCAGTTGGGTCTTCCACAAACTCAGAGTCTAGAAGGTAGGGGTAAAGCAAGAGTGAGCACAGAAGTACTCAGCAAGTTAGTACTAGCAAGACATGCATATAATGTACGGGGAAATTCTAAGGACGGTGTAtagctatttgcataaagctatATTTTGTAAATCTTTTTTCAACCTATGACCTAGCAGTTTTGACTGGGAAACACGTTAGATTAATGTTATCATTTAACGAGGGTTCATCCACCTCTACAGGCATTGCCTGGTTCGCTTTACCGTCTCAAGTTTATTTACTCCAATTAACTTAGCTAACATTCCTACCCTTTAGGCAACGTTACCATGTCATTTCATAACCTAAGCAAGATTAAAAATCTATGAGTCTAATCAAGAGTAGTACAAGTCACGGCGCTCATTAATCGCgagcgcggctattcgaataaatTGGTTTACTCACgctgcagtagatgtacgcttttAATCCCGCACTCTGCGtcttgcccaacacatgagacttaCCACAGCCCGGCTTTTCAGTCACTCTCGTATTTCGGCACCCGTTCCAAGGACTATGAGCCCCCATTGCACCCCGCCACTCCAACCTACGGATGCGCGACGGCAGTGAGGGTAGGaggagcagcgacggcggccgaGCCGGTGCGGCAAGGCGCGGCTGTGCTCGGCCACGCGCGCTCCGGGATTTGGGGGAGGGTCAAATCATAGAActattaggtttaaaagattcgtctcgcaaagtagtcgcaatctgtacaattagttatttttagcctatatttaatactttgtACGGGTGTTCAAATgctcgatgtgacagggtgtaaaattttaggatgGGATCAAAATAGGCCCTTAGCTCTTCTATtgactcctttttttttttttgaggaaaatGAACGTAAACATTTTGCCTATTTAAGTACCTCGAGGCACTCGAGCAAGGAATTAATTATACTACTGAATTGCCATGTCATATAGTATGTTCAGATTGTGACTCTTGAACGTACGGCAGCTGGGGTGTAGATACTAATAACATACCCGCCCAGGATTGAAATGAATATAATTATTTGCAATCATGTACAGGGAgcttatataattaattttcagtCATTCGTCGGTAATAGGATACattctctataaaaaaaatgaattgaatGTTCGGTTGCGTTATTCATTTCTCTAAACATGAAACTTTCAACGCATatgcctccttttttttttgaaggaaatgCCTCCTCTAATTATTAAATTAAATCAGCTTAACACCTTCCAAATTCTCTGGAAGAGGCATAGCAAATTCTTTTGCAGTCCACATCACTAAAGAATATTAAGAATATAAGCTAGTATATCTTGTACAATAGTAGTAGAGAAAAATCTCTTGACAGTATACATTTAATCGAACCAATAATTCTGCTTtgttaaagagaaaaaaatatactactcaataattttgaatttctcACCCTCTGATTCATCACGATTTCTACTCTCGTCGGTATAGCTGCTCCATGCCTCCACCAGCTgcgttataaaaaaaatgaaaatataagttatttttaaacCATTTGTAACTATACACGTGTTGTTGAAAGAATTACGAAAATATACGCGTACCAGTATAGATGTGCGCGACCTGTTTGTTAGCGTGGCATGGACGCGCGGGACCGGCGGTCTTGGCGTGCGACCGCGCGGTCCCGCTGGCCGGTAGCACGCCACCGTGCAGTTCCGCAGCACGACCGCGCGCGACCGAATGCATGCAGGTACAGCACACACAGCCATGCATACGCTGCATGCACGAATGCAGGAACAGCACACACAGTCATGCATTGCATGCACTACATGCATGGATACGTGCATTGCATGTGATCATAATATCGTATCAGTGCAGATATCAGTTGGCTGTAATGGATGGCGCACGGCCGgaaccgcgcggcggcgcggcgccggcctgTGCGGGACCGCGCCGTCGCATGCCGCCAGGTCGCGTGACCGCTTGTCCCGCACGTCCTCACGGCGCCAGCGAATCGGTCGCGCATACGGCATACCCTAGTTGCGGTACACGTTTATTTCCATAAATCTTTCTAAAACAcgtatataattaaaaaagttaaaaaatagcgtatattttcaatttttattcaCCTGCTGCGTGCTCCACCACTGACCAAAAGTCCACAACTGGGACGAGATACAAATCATACGATGGTGGGCCGTGGGCTGCTCCACTGTTGGATCGGAACAGAGCCACAATAAATAGTTTATTTGGCCTCCCTTAACTCTTGCCCCTGATTAAAATCGTATCTCTTACTAGCAATACCGGGTATAACGTCTCCTACATCTTTAAAAACCAAAACAAATTGAGTCCCTCAACTATATAGATATAGTTGTTTGATCGTAAATGGTgcacatgggacccacatatcagtgagaaaataaatacatacaacaccacatgtcagtcatcctaatcattttttttctttttcctcaccTCTCTCCCCGTCTATCTCTCCACCTACTGCGATGAATTGGCCGCTTGTCCAGTCGCTCCTTCCTTGACGGGCGCCAGTAGCTCAGTCGTTCGGAGGTCAGGGGGTGGCGGCAGCCGAACAATTGAGCTGCTAGCGCCCACCAGGGAAGGAGCGGTCAAACAAGTGGGTTGATCCTCCGCCAGCGGTGACGGGAGGGGCGGATCTGGTACCCCATTCTCCTCCTGCACGGATCCTGCCGCCTCtccacccctcctcccctccccgcgcgcgcgggcTTGGATTCCCACGAGCGACGATGACAGGAGGGGAGGATTCGGCACCCCATCCCCTCCTGCACGGATCCTACCACCTCTCCACTCCTCGCGCGAGGATCCACTAGCGACTTCAAGCGATGGCAACGGCTTCTGtattctagggttagggttttgattttcagaattttttgttttgcaatttTTCCTTTTCACAGTCGGATGGCTTAAGTGTCCAGAAGAGAAAATTCGATTGCTCTATCAGCATGCAAAAATCTGATTTTCATAGACACCTGAGTGCAGGCGGACCACACACTCACCTGCGAAAATCGGTTTTAACCGCAAAGAGAAATCTTTTCTATAGTAGAGTGACTTTGGTAAGCTTCACTACAAGAGCTTAGGCCTTCTATGACTAATTAATTGTGACAATTACAGCCTTTTTCTTGTCATTGTACCCCTTTTATGACACACTAGTGACAAAATAGCTATAGTCATTGAATCCCTGTCATTATCCTTCTTCTGTGACTAATAGACCCAATTGTCATTAATCGTAGTGACAATTGCACGCTTGTCACTGGTCTGTGACAACGGTATTTGTCACTATATTTGTCATAATACATTAGATGGGATGCTAACAAGTGTCTagtcatctgacgtggcatatGACATGGCGTGTGACATGGCATGTGGAGTATGACAAAAATAATTGTCACAAAAACGAATTTGGCCCATTTATAACATGGGCTGGTTTTACAATTATAATTCAAATAAGCCTAACTAGCCCATGGGCCAGCCAACCAATTTTGGCCCATTTCTCAAcagcctttttatttttttcatgtaaacCCAGTAGTATTTCAGCCCATTTTACAGCTGATATTGCAGCCCAAGCTCATTTAAAGAATCATCATAAAtaataaacaacttataattttataacaaaaataattagACATCCAAACAGAtcatttcctccaaaattaaTGGTTCATACAGCCATATAATTGTACATATAATAGTTCTAAACATTCACCATCCATACAAATGAATCACAACAAAATACGTCCACCAAAGTCCTACAAGTCCAACAGATCACCAGGTCACTAATCAGTAATACCAAACATACATCCATCAAAATCATTGTAGTCAAGGCAACAACAGATGGCAACTTCCAATCATCGCCTGTTCACCAACTGCAGCAACCACTCCACTTACAGCTTCAGTCATGGCACCAATAGCATACACAAGTTGAAATGGGGTGCCGAACACACATGTTGaaatgtagaaaaaatatagtttaTATAAAATGTTGGAGCCCGATAGACTAAACAGGCCCATTAAATTTGAGCCCACCAAATTCAATCCAATTTCTGATACCAGAGGCACAGAGCTGATGCGCTAGTCAACTAGAGGAAGAGAAGCATAGGCAGCTGTTCATTACCTTACCTGCAGGGGAAGGCCATTGCGTTCCGCTGGAATCGAAGCGAAGGCTGCAGGACTAGGGATGAGCAACCGAGGTGACGAGCgccggagcgggagcgggaggccAGCCAGGAGCACCGGAGTGGGAGCGGGAGGCTGGTCGCTGGGCTGGCTGAGAGCACCAGagcggagatggaggcggaaCCCGCATCCTGCCGTGCATGGCAACTTTGCAGATAACAGATCAACACAAAGAGTGACAGATATAAGTGCTAAAATCAATTAAGTCACATAATATTAAGGAGAACACATGGCAACTTGCATTATGGTGAAGACAACTGTGGTGAGTTCAGAAAAGAATTGATCAAAATGCTGGCAACAAAAGGCAGCAGCAAAGAAGTGGTATAGGCTATAACAGAGTGAAATTCCTTCTCCCTAGGATGGAAAGAGCAGTTGGTCACCCTAACTATCTAGTAAGCACTCCAATGACAAACCAAACTGTACACTATATGGGTGTAATAGACTACTAAATATTTGTAGATGATGAAGATCCTTTTCAAGTGTTGTTTCAATGCAAATTTGTGTCTAATGGCTCAAGTTGTGCTGAAATAATCATTGTTCTATTTAACCTCAAGAGCTTAAGATAACTAGATAAGATCAATATTGTGCTACTATTTCTAGTTAAATAGGCAGAGCATAATATAGAGGCAAGAGTCAGGGCGTAtacccgagctcgccgccgccgctcgccaccgcgccggatccgccgcgcccgacctcgccgccaccgcccgccaccgtcgtcgtcgccgaggtcgtCATCGCCGTGGGGAGGTCGTCGTCAccgcgcccgagctcgccgccgccgctcgccaccgcgccggatccgccgcgcccgaccttgccgccgccgcccgccgccgtcgtcgtcgccgcggggaGGTCGTCATCGCCACGCCCGAGCCGGATCCGCCGTGCCGCCACCGGAtcccccgctcccgccgccggccgcccccaCTCCCGCCGCCCACTCCCGCCTCCGGATCCGGGCGGTacgaggcccgccgccgccggatccgggcgggaCGAGGCCTGCGTCGCCgccccctcgtcgtcgtcgtcggggtcggcgccgccgccaccacccgcgtcgtcgtcgtcgtcgcccactcgttgtcgtcgccacccactcgtcgtcgtcgtcgaggtcggcgccgccgcggagggggCAGCCCGAGCGACGGGGACGACGCGGCGTCCGCCAGCCGCCGGCACGCGCACGCCGCCCACGCgccgagagaggaagagaaagagagggagaggagagaaagagtgagagagagaggaaggagaggagtgaggagaaggggaaaatatcatgggggagagaggggggaggaaagatgaaatattttgaagtggtgaggagggaaattttttatttgaaatttcgAATCAATTTTTATGGCACTAAATCAACTCGTAtaaaaaagttgtaaaaaacaaatttgtataacttatttagatctaccatttttcttttggtcatttctccatccgagtttgattagacaatttgaatttcaaattatgacaatttcaaacaatattttcaaataataaataatttcaactgaaaaagtcattaacaataaagttgtataacttatcaagatttacaacttttgttttggtcatttttctatatgactttttGTTGAACagtatgaatttgaatttcaaattatgacaacttcaaacaatatttacaagtaataaatgatttcaactgaaaaagtaatcaataacaaagtggtataactcatcaagatctataacttttatttgggtcatttcttcatctgacaaagCGATTTATAACATTGtttacaaattttacatatctcttatatagtttataaactataagggagatatgtaaaatttgtgaacaatattactatcactttattggatgaagaaatgacccaaataaaagttatagatattaatgagttatacaactttgttattgatgactttttcagttgaaatcatttagtatttcaaaatattgtttgaagttgtcataatttgaaattcaaattcaaattattgaaacagagttatatcgcaaaatgaccaaaataaaagttgtagatattgatgagttatacaactttgttattgatgactttttcagttgaaatcatttagtatttaaagatgttatttgaagttgtcataatttgaaattcaaattttatataggtcaatcaaactcCGATggagaaataactaaaataagaTAGGCAGATCTCAAtaaattatacaactttgttttggacaactttttcacataagtttatttattatgataaaattcgattcgaaggtttaatattttgaaattaattgaaaggagggaggcaaaatggacttctcggtgagggaggagcaaaagggcTGGCCCATAGCTTCATTCCATCTCTGTTtaaccctttttttctttttattttcttatactATTGTGAAGTAACACACAAAAGACAtaataaatcaacttttatgaaaaagttgtaaaaacaaagttgtagaacttatTGAGATATACCATTTtagttttggtcatttctccatctgagttttattgaactatataaaatttgaatttcaaattatgacaacttcaaacaatatttttaaatattaaatgatttcaactgaaaaagttatcaacaacaaagttgtataaatcattaatatctacaacttttgttttggtcattttgctatatgactctgtttcaataatttgaatttgaatttcaaattatgacaattcaaacaacattttcaaatactaaatgatttcaattgaaaaagtcataaaCATCAAGGTTGTATAattcatcaagatctataatttttattttggtcatttgtgtCTCCCAGTGTGTAAAATGTACAAGATGAAAAGAATCAATAATTACACAGCAACGGAAGAGTAGCTCAGTAGTTTGTCCTAGGAAGCCAGTCAGCTAGAGGGCGTGGGTTCTATCCCTCCTCATTGCAAGAAGCGCTacatttttattcttttccaGTTAATATTCTAACTtacacatgggtcccacatgtccaCCTAGACATGCTCACGTGGTTGTGCCAAggtgttcctttttttaaaaaaaaatgaattttaaattatgacaATCATATTCATTCACTTTCGTCATGAACTATTGTCACAAAAAATGGGaaaggcacatggtgacatttGTTTATGACTAAATTACAACTTAGTCACAAACGCTTGTCATCCAAAGAAAAATTGTCATAAACGCATCACTACTGTGACTAAAATGTGTTTTGTCATATGAAATTTGTCATAGAAGACCAAATTTCTTGTAGTGCTTGATCAATGCTTATGGAGCCCTAGGTCATTTGCCTTAAGGCCTATACTGATATTGGCCAACATTTGAGAGTCTCACCAAatttgttaattaattgcatcgcgaggttaattactaattagcGTTTTTGCAATTTTGCTCTTCCTTGTTTCCGGTGGACATAGCGGCCTTTCCCCAACGTCCACGCGCGGCGCGACAGGAGCTGCCTCGCATGCCGCgtatcgccgccggcgagcaccaaCCGAGACGTACGTGCGGCACGGCCAGCCACCGTGCCGGCGGCAGTCGATCGATCAATATGGCGGCCGGGCCGGCGCGCTGAAGCAGGCAGATGGTTTTAAATGGGCCTAGTGGCTACGTTGTGGGCCGGGCCGAAATCGGCAGCTACGGAGATTGTGGAATTTGTGCATATGCTCTGTTTTGTACCGTACCGTCTTCCTAACCAGGTTCGTACGTCGTCGTAAGGCGCTCTTGGCGCCCACTGGGCACCACAAGGCAAGGGTGGTAAGCGAACATCCTATGATTTGAATCTGGTCTGGCAAATCAATCAGCTATATCAATGCAAGGGCACATGACACATGTgcatggcttttttttttttgaaaaacaaaatactGCGTACTTTATCATCAGCTACCTAGAAAATTTAAACTATACCTTTCCTTTTAACATATCTCCCTTTAGGCATTAAAGAACATACTTGTAAGGGTATCAGCACTGTATATGTATAATGTCTACTTGTATAGGTGGCTCCATATGAACCCGGTCTTTAGCTAATAAAGCCTTGCTACAATGTATGTATAGCAAAGGAGACATTACGGTGGGTccgacttaaaataaaaaaccatACCACTTATCAAGTaccctttctcttctcttctcttcctcctcatccgaTCCACTTGCCTTCTCTCGAAACAAAACAACGCGGATGTAGATAGCCGAGGTAGGAGAGGATAGAAAAGAAAACGGAAAAATAGAAGTGGGGAGTAATTATTTTACTCGAAACAAAACAACACGAATGCAGACAGCTAAGGTAGGAGGGGACAGGAATAGGAGGggatagaaaaagaaaacggaaAAATAGGAGTGGAAGGTGGGAATGGAAGAGAAccagaaaaaagggaaaaggggaGGTGGGAGCGAGATCCGAGGCGCGTTAATTATTGTTTAACGCGCAGCGCTTGAATTAGCGCTATCGattattttcaacacaaaacaaacatattatcaaactatattcaatgttggatttaataaaaaataatttcatattttagatgttgttaaatatttttataaacttgactacgtttgattagaaaaaggtcaaacgatttataatataaaatgaagtaGTATTTTGccattctttttctcccttttctctcttttccgcTGGCTGCAATCACTGCTCTTCCTCAACCAGGCCGAGGTGACGCGCAAAACCAGTGGCCTCGACACCGGTGAGCGCCACAAATAATAACGGGAAAATATATAGCGTATATCATATTTGTATgtgtaaatttaaaaatatcgtGGAATAAAAAATCACCATATCActacttattataaaaattaaagatactTTTGCCGGTATTTTAGTACATCATCCGTGAATCAGTTTTTAACCATATTGGAAAATACAATTTGTTCGCTTTTACAAATACAGATCcttatttgagtcgggttttaagttcattcacttttggaaatacagaaggagttgtataagaaatctcctaaaaaaactcgcatgctaacttgacatgattttctagaaaaatatatatccaagcgaattctcgcagtgaataataataagattaaaatagctttTATCCGTTGTAATGCACGGCCAATTTTTCTAGTtctaagtaatttttttactgagATAGCACTGTATATATTTTCGTCGGTTGACATACACGCTGTggttgtgggcttgtggcatCACATCTGGTTTTAATGGGCCTAGTGGcgagaaaattgcatatctacCATCCCATAAGAATGGCTTCGCTAGAATACCATTATGAAAACGGGCTTTGTTGGAATACCATCCTCAACCAGAGTGTCTTCGCCAAAATACCATCCTGGACGGAAATGCCCCtggctcttcttcttcctccatcccgCGCGTGAAGAGCTCGCCAGCGGCCATGGccatctccaccgccgcgccgatgCCGCCTTGCCGACGGCGATTGGGGCGCTGCCCTCCCTGCCATCCCCGCCAGCGCCTGTGCAGCTGAGGTCGTCGCGGAAGGACTCGGGCGACGACGCGCGGATCCCGCCGGCGCGCGTGGGCCGGTGGCGCAactcctggccgccgccgcctcctcgttgCCACCGCGTAGCCAGCTGCCGTCGACCGCGCCAGTCGCCACCGTGCCGCCCTCCGTCGGAGCCTATGCCCGCACCTGCCGCCACCGCGTAGCCCTCCGCCGGAGCCCGCGGCGAGCTAGCCATGGCAGGGAGGGAGctagccatggccgccggcgagctcttcACGCGcaggatggaggaagaagaagagccaGGGGCATTTCTGTCCGGGATGGTATTTTGGCGAAGACAATCTGGTTGAGGATGGTATTCCAGTGAAGTCCGTTTTCATAATGGTATTCTAGCGAAGCCATTCTTATGGGATAgtagatatgcaattttcttCCTAGTGGCCGGGTACGTGCATCGTATGGGCCGCGCCGAAATTGGCAGCCACGAAGATGGTGGAATTTTGCGTCCTCCGTTTTGTACCGTACCGTTAGCCTAACCTGGTTTGTACGTCGTTTTAGGGCGCTCTTCACGTGTACTGAGCACCACGCGGTAAGGGTGGATAGCAAACAATATATGATAAGTTGAAATTTGGTCTTGATTGAGCGCTCAAGGGCACATGACACATGTGCGCTGCCTTTTTGCCTTAATAAACATCCAAGTTTACCATTAAATGATTTAATTTCCTACGGCAACTTTCCATGAAAGaaatttgtatatatttgagatATCAAAGTTCTACCTTGAtcaaattattacaaaactataaatttaaggtgatatattacaaaactacatatttaacactaaatttctTATAGAACTATAGCTTTAAGATGGAGTAtcgtaaaactacatatttaataataaaattatcacaaaactacaggtttagtgataatttaatcacaaaacttacacgtttataactcaaacataatgctagtgctaaggatttaaactctaaaatctgtagttttgtgataactttattattaaatatgtagttttgcaaTACTCAATAAATTTAgcattaaatctatagttttgtgatacatcactttaaatctgtagttttgtgataattttatcaaagtatatgtagttttatgaaatttactcttaatatGGCCAAGCTATCATGGAGCCTGCCGGCCTATTCTGGTTGGCTGTGGTGCAGCCGCAACCCTAGCAGCCAAACAAACCCATATATTTAGGGCAttgctaatgggcgggtgatcgctgtgGGCCCATATATTTACGCAcctatacaaagtttgtatacgcacgtatacaaagttagtatatatatacatgtataaagtttatatgcatgtatatatttttacgcacgtatacaaagtttgtatacacatatacaaattttgtatacacatatacaaacatTGTATACGTgcgtatacaaaatttatatatgtgatgtattttctagtttttttt
The sequence above is drawn from the Oryza glaberrima chromosome 10, OglaRS2, whole genome shotgun sequence genome and encodes:
- the LOC127753507 gene encoding uncharacterized protein LOC127753507, with protein sequence MTTSATTTVAGGGGEVGRGGSGAVASGGGELGCHARQDAGSASISALVLSASPATSLPLPLRCSWLASRSRSGARHLGCSSLVLQPSLRFQRNAMAFPCRTLVDVFCCDSFVWMVNV